TATAATCTGTTACAATTAATTCCTAATAAGAAATGCATAAGTACAGGGTTATTTAAAACTCAACAAACTCAAAGATTTAATTTGTATAGTTAAAGGGGTTAGGAATAAAAAAGACACACTTAATGTTTAAGACTTCCCACCCTGAGCATTTACAATTTCATTAAATATACCAAGTTCATTGAAACTTCCATGAACAAACTGGACATGAATCTTAAAAAATACAATTTCATTAAATACACCAAATTCATTGGAACTTCCATGAACAAGCTAGACATTAATcctaaaaaaaaatacacaaaaGGGACTCGAACCGGAAGGATACATTTGTTTATCGTTAATAGTAGTAATGAACAACAtggttaagttattctacaaaagctcctaaaaataaaaaatgtacAAAGACACAATGGATCACATAAAATGACACAATGCCAAGccaaatataacacaatgtcgagaaaaaaagacacaatgagtcacaaaaaagacacaatgacacAAATATAGAAAATATACAATGataaataaaagacacaatgataataaacaaaaattctaaaatctacaaCCTATAAATCCCAAAGTGAAAACCTAAAATATTACATCATAGAGTTCGATAAGACAGTTCCTATGCCGCTTGAATGAGCTCAATCAGAGTCCATTTGATACCCTTTATAcgactttttatttttagtagCTTTTGTATTTAATCCTAAACCATAAACATCAATAATTCGTGACCAGAGGAAATGATTAAATTATCAGAACAAAATGTTGTATATGAAAAATCTTCCGACGTTTAACTTTTTTTCAATGGCAGATAAATACTTTCTACTCTAAATTCCCCTTAACATCTCCTCTAAAAATCCACCTATTATCTATTTTTCAAGACTTAAAACTTGTACTATTTTTACAGAAGGATAAACATGTAATGCTACTATGGTACTATCTCAAGAAGCCATTACTATTAGCGTTCAAATTTTAAGTAATTCAAACTAATAATTTAAACTTTAGTAACATTTATACAGTTAACATGTTATACActtttataaaagagttaaatgacATTTCAGTTTCTGTGTTTTGGGCCATTTTATcggtttagtctaaaggtttcattttttgcatatgagtccaaaaagatttcacagtcgccattttagtccactgagttaacttcatccattttttctgttaacgaaaaaggaaattcggtcattttatatggccgaattgtgcttctagttaacagaattacatataaaatgaccgaattgtccttcttgttaacagaaaaaatggtgaagttaacccagtagactaaaatggcaagggTAAAACATTTTTGGACCAACGAACGAAAAATAAAACATCTAAACTAAACTAACAAAATGACCCAAACGACAGAGACTAAAACAACATTTAACTATTTATAAAAATACTAGGAACATAAATCAAAGACTTCTAACTTGTAATGAGTGAGATTATAATACTTTATTACAATTGCAAAATTAAAATATCAAAAAACCCAATAAAATAATTAAACTCTATAACTTAACCACTAACCAAAGTTTAATAATCTAATCAACATTTCAATGTGTAGAACTAGTTGCCtgttcaccaccaccaccatcatcaccaccaccgtcgccaccGTCCACCGACACTTTAACCGCCCCCACCGCCGCCCCACCAGCCGATCTTTTCCGCTTCTTCTCATACGGAATCCCTCTAGCTTTCGCTTGACTCTCTCTAACTTCCCTCAAATACATCCTAACAGCTCTAGCTCCAAACGGGTTCAGCTCCGGCTTCCCGCCGTTTTCCTCATAAGCGGCTCGAAGCCGACCGATCAGCGCGTCTAAGCTCCCCCACGCTTGCTTAAGCTGACAAGCGCATGGCGCGGGCGGGTTCGGCTGGCCAAAGTACGGACAACTAGCCACGTGGACCTTAGTTTTTCCGAACTGATCAAGGTACTTTAAAAACTCGATCACGTGTGCCCCGCTGCAGCGCGACAACGTTAGCGGCGGCTTGTGGTTGGTTAAGTATTGGAGAAACGTGTTCCAGTCTCGGCGTTTTTGAGACTCGTATCTGCTCGGTGGTTGTTGGGGTGGTTGTTGTTGCAGTGGTGGTGCTGGTACTGGTACTGCAACAACTGCTGACCTCCCGGATGGACTGTCATCTCTGGGAGGTGGTTCCGGGTCGTTTGACCCGGAGCCTGATGGAATGTCCATAGGATTTTGGGCTGAGGGAATGGGAATGGTATGGTTTTGTGGAGAGATGGTGGTGATGGGAcgtaaaaagaaaagaaatatgaATGAATGTACGAATGAATTGAATGGATGAATTTTCTTGGGAGAGAAATAGACTTGTGACTATTCAGTTTTGGCATCTACCAAatcatttataaaaatataaacatgtttaaatagggGTCTGGAGAAAAAAATCGAAAACTGAACCGTATCTGTAATCAGAAAAAATCGAATCGAATTGCGAATTCTGTTATAGACAGTGTTGTAGGAATCGTTAGGCACTAGTCGGTTGGAATCGATTGGATTggaatttttatatgtaatttttagttatatatatacacatatttttatACGTACTGTAATTTATTAAAATAGACATGTTTGAACCCCTTATTGACTCATTGTTTTAGTAATTGGCGAAAATTTATAAGGTTTGGTCGAAATTTGGCCGTAGAAAAGGCCACAAGTTGGCTAAAATAGGACCACCATTGACTGTCTAGCGATTAATCGGCCATTAATCGGTAAACCACAAATTAGTGATTAATCGGagactagtcgggatttttacaaccatggttaTAGGTTTCACAAATCTTGCTTGTTTGGAAAATTGAACCGAACTCAATGGAATAAACCAAATAATACTTGGTTTAATCGGTTGGGTTAGACAACGTTCTAGTTAGGATTTGTTTGGTTTTTGGATATGACAAGAAAATTGAAAACGGAATAAACTGATATCCGAATCAAATAAATCCCTATATTTGAAAAACAAAATTGTAGTTTGAGCTTTTGTTGCCTATGACTTCTTGGCTTAGTGATATCAAACGTATATTTTGTATTATGGGAATGTATCCTATACTTTATGTTGTTATATGTAACGGTGAGACATAAAGTTGACTACATGTGAAACTAAAGGTTGTGTTTTGTTCTTGTTGCAAGTTGCATTTTGATTTAGTTTCTTTTGGAGCAACTAAAAGAATGAGTTGTTTGTGTTGCAATGATTTTCAACAatgattttcttttctttttacaGAAATTTCTTCcatttcaattttttaatttgtGGGTTGGTAATCAATTCACATCTTGAAAATGAAACCAACTACTGCACCAATGTCTATAGGATGcctgatatttttatatattttttgaattatcatttctTTAATTGTGACATCAACTagtaatcatatttttatttgttCTATTttaagtataataataataataataataataataataataataataataataataatcttaatctaatactaataaaagggtctacttaatgccacatggcattctccTACTAATAAAAAAGTTTacataatgccacatggcattatTCTATCCTTCAAttcattaatattattattattaatattaattaattaatacaaaacaatgaaaaattTCTTAACAACTTAATACTAATAAATGTTTTTATTGTCTACTTAAATATTGATCATTTACTTTTGAATtatctaaaatatataattaGTTATTAATAACAATTCTACTTATAATAAACAATTTCAAATAATGTTAATGTGACAACACATTCTTATTCTTTAAAAGGATTTTTTTTACTATATGTTTAAAAcatctattaaataaattattattttatattataataataaaaatggtaAAGAATAGGTTGGTCTGATACTTGAAAACTGGTTTACTTCCATGCTTTAAAAACACTTTTAATGTTATTagactcgtgtaatacacgggtttaagGATTGAATATCTTCATAATAATTTTGATGCAAGTCTATACTCACCGGATGTCCTAAATAGAGTTATATTGATCAAAATAATAGTTTATGTAATGGAACTCTACTACAGGTCCTATCACTGGGTGATCAGGTTATTGAGGCACTCATTTTATCCGGAAGTAATACTAGCACTTAAATGTTTATCCCTAGATTTCGTTTAATACTGCCAAAAAGAAGGATACGTATTGAAAAGAAGACAGATTCCTCTCGCCCTATGTTTTGCCATGACGATAAATAAAAGTACAAGACAATTTCTATGTAAAGTTGGTTTGTTTTTAAAAGAATCGGTTTTTACGCATGACCAACTCGTGCATCATCTATGGTAAAAAAAATCACTTATATAAATTTTAGAAGACAACATAAAATTAAATAAGTTATAATTTTATATCCTTAAACCCGTGTATAGTACACGGGTCTAATaatctagtaataataataataataataataataataataataataataataataataataataataaggcaaattggaaataaataatcccaccaaactcaatttggccgataataatcccaagtcagttattggccgataataatccgaactggtgaatttttttttgtaaaatagtccgccgttaaaatagcttaacggagttaagttttttttttccgaattacaaactgatgttttagggcttttgatcagaacgaggatacgagttgatagatgtaaaacttacctcgaaatactgccccaacccatgaaaacggtgcttcaattcgggtgtttaaactttcaattaaaaaaaatcaagccatttcgagcacaatttcgaggtaagttttacatcaatcgactcgtattctcgttctgatcaaaagccctaaaacatcggtttgtaattcggaaaaaaattTAACTCTGTTAAGCTATCTTAATggcagactattttacaaaaaaaattgaccaattcggattattatcggccaataactgacttggaattattatcggccaaattgagttaggtgggattatttatttccaatttgcctaataataataataatatttttaattaCAAAAATAGGATTAAAAAATCATTAATAATAAATCACTCTTTTATGCTTTAGTTCATAAGATAGTACTTGTTGACTTGTTGCTTTTTATAAAGCTTGTAATTGATAATGTTTTTAAATTAGATAGATTTATAAATCAGTTATTTTCCCCACCACTAAAACATAgttatatttaaattataaatttcaccCACTTTTACAAATATTGGATTGGTAAACTTTCATTGTTTCCCATCTACATGTTACTAACATTGAAAACAAACTGACAGTCAAACTGAAAGCTTCGACGATTTACACGTTAATAGATTGGCTAGATACCAATAATTGGTGGCAAACAAAGAGAAAAGGCAAGCATAATTCATCTTTTCTTTGATTTGATTTGGTCACCTCAAACCATACGATATACGATTTGTTTCTACTCGATACGTTAGACTATAACAGAGCCTACAACATGGCAATTTTCCTTTTAACTAACCAGTTTGATCAATCCATACCAATTTTTTAAAACACTACACTAGAGTGAAATATAAGTTTGAACTCATACCATATTAATAGATATATGATATGAAATATTGATTGTTAAGAACGAATAATATTGTTTACTATTTGGACTAAGCAATAATAACTGGAATTATAAAAACTAATGAGGTGGTGGTCtattggcaaaggcaaagcctttaaaacacTTACGAAAagggattaaagaaattagccgttaaaaaaaaaaactggaattataaaaaaaaaattgtaaaaaattgAGGTAGTTTTATTGGAGTGGATTATTTCCCCCCACCCACCACTCAAATAGATGTTGGGTCTCTTTCCTACTGATTGTGACATTATGAACGCTTACGACTTTTTAGATAAACACACACCTAAAATTGAAATTAAATTAACAATGTGTAACTATTCAAGGGTTAAATACCTAAATTAAGGATGTTAAAAGAGCACAACTTCTAAGTTAACACACAAAGTTAAAGTTTCTATCTAATACGACACTAAAATAATTAATTTCCAGTTTGTTAGTATAACTCATTTAATAAGCATGTCGTGTTTTAGGTTGACTTATAAAACAGGTCATGATCACATTGTATTAGAGAAATGATTTTTGGATAAATATAAAGATATTAATGACGCGTTAACAAAAACATCCAGCGGACACAAACATTGAATTCAACATATGATTTTTGAATAAAAACTTTAAACCAATTCACATATTTACAACAAATGCCTTACACGAAAGACTAAAGAGGCGGTTGCGTAGAAGATGCATTATTGGGACTTAATTATTGATACAAGAAAGAAGGTAGTACGCAACTACGTATAGTGTACACAACAAATTTTTGTCGTCCGTAAGACTTGAACCCAATACCTTCCCTCACAAACCATCGTTTATATTTACAAAGTTTCTGTTTTCGCTTATTTAGTTACCTTTCATTATTTTAAGTtcctgaagaggtatggtcccaatttcCTGCTCACATGGcaaggaccacaccacttttttaTCCTACATGGCGCCCACATCAGTAAGcgaatccagaagcttctagaagcttctggaagacatcaaggtggcaccaaagatgcttcCTCCGACagaaaggacaacacgtgtcaccagtcATCAAGCGCCATGTAGACCTGCAACAAATCAAAGAGCAGACCGACAGCACCAGTACGACGTCTCCAGCATAGACAAATGTAGGCGCGCCACGTATACCACTACACTGACCACaacagaggagaccaagaggatattccccttggtcggacagctggcgcactACGACAGCTGGCACGGTtgctcctccctccttcaccctccggctataaataggacccttcatcattcaggttgatTCATTCTACCCTCTAACctctcactctatacacacactgtttattctccctcggaacagtacttattctcacgccggagcctggttaagagggaaacccctatattcccctcttaacgagactaacggtgttgctgttttgtAGGATCTCGGCCATTTCACGAATAGAGAAGGAGATTGAACCCGTAGAAGAAACGATCCCACAGATTAACCTCAGCGTTAAcctgtgtttcatcattggcgccatccgcttttttgcaAAACCACATTCATCTCTTTTCTCTTCGAAAAACACTCGTCAAAATGGCTGAAACAAACCCTTCCCACCAGGTGGACGGAGAAGTTTCTTCTTTTGAGCTCATTTCGGACACCGCGCATGTCCAAAGGGGCCAAAGGAACGAAATCATCCAAGAAGGACAAACGAACAACGATTTTCCTAGTATCTTTGGAAGTGTATCCAGGGTTGTgagccaaaccacaactggacccacTTTCCAACCCCCACCTAGGATCATCACCCAAACTACAAATGGAGCCACTTTCCAACCTTCATCTGGGGTAGCCCAACAAACACCCCCACCAGTGCAAACACCAAGCAATGGAGCTGGCCCCTCAGCTCCATCGGAACAGGCACAACTGAACTTCTCTGCACTTctagggctacccgaaggaaaagctctggcttcctggtatgccgaacagaTGGCGTCTATAAATCTGGTTTACACACAACTTAGCGCACAACAAGCTTTACTTCAAGCACAAGCCAACCAGTCCGCATTCGTTACTCCACCGCAAAGGTCTCTGAGTACGCACACAACTCAGCAGACCAATGCATGGAACTTGCGTCCAGAGAAAGGACCTGTGCCAAACATCAGAAAACCAAGTGCGCATGACACACGCGACACTTATGGTGAAACAGAAAGCAATTACGTACAACACTCCCACCTACAAAGAAGGCCGATACAAAGTCGTTTGGGCGCGCCCAACATGAACGCTGAATGGGACGATGAAGAAGACGACCCGACGTACAAAGGGGAAAGCACAGTATTCAGCAGATTACACCCCGAACATGAGGCATACAAACCTCCCAAGCGCGCAGGGTACAACCCAAAAGCAGAGCACGATTACACCTTGAGCTATCGTCCGAACgacatggctgaaaattcaaaattcatcaaAGCAATTGCCACAGCCGCTATAGACAAAACAAAACTGCCACACAACGTGGGTAAATACAACGGCTTGACAGACCCTGATGATCACCTCCAAGTTTTTAATGGCGCAGGAGCAACAGGTGGATGGAATTTGCCAACTTGGTGTCACCTTTTCGCTCAAACCTTCATTGGCGCAGCGCGCGTTTGGTTTGACAGCCTGCCAGCAGGAAGGATCAAATCGTGGATCGACTTTCGAGACAAGTTCCTCGCGCACTTCTCCCAGCAACGTAGACACaccagagatccagttgattgctTAAACATATGGAGAAAAGACCATGGAAGTGTGGAAGACTTCATCACCAGATACAACAAAGAATGTCTGGAAATTGGAGATGTAGGCGAGAAGATGATGCGCGCACATTTCATGAGGGTAGTAAAATGTGATGATCTAATCAAGCGAGTAAAAGGAAGGGATGGAAgacccaaagattgggaaaccttcattgaagCAGCTAAGACCATCGCGCAAACGGACAAACAGTTGACCGGTGATGACCACCGTCAGCGCGGGTATAACCATAACGACCGGCACAACAAAAAGGGCAGAGACCAACCATGGAAAGCATCCAGTCATAGAGAAAGAAGCCCAGCAAAAGAGGACGCGCGCGATACAATCAATCAGATAGCCCATCGAAAAGAAGtaaaaagagaaaacagagaGAAGCAGCGGACACCCCTAACAAAGACCCCTTCCGAGGTCTTGTCCACCGAGAACCACCAGTTTAAACCACCCCTACAAATGCGAAACAAGAGGGGTCAAGACCCAAATCTTTTTTGTGAATTTCATAAAGACACAGGCCACTTAACTGACGACTGCTTCAGCTTAAAGCAAGAAATAGAAAGGGCCTTGAGAGATGGAAAGCTCACTCATCTGATAAAAGGAGGAAAGCGCGACTACCGCCAAATTCAAAGAAGAGAAGAAGGGCCAGATAACAAAAAAAACTCCGGAAATTAGAAACCCACATGGTTCAAGGGGGTCCACGAAGGCCAAGAAAAAATTATAACAAGCGCACACAAGATGACTCATGGCGCGAAAGACAAGTTGTTTTCCCTGTTGTAAGAGGAGGTCCAAGAGAAAGAAGACCTATAGTCATATCTGGGGTAATCGGTCACTACCAAACCGACTACATTTTTATCGATCCAGGGAGCACCGCGGACATCATATACGAGCAATGTTTTAATCAATTTGACCAAGAGGACAAGGCGCACTTGGAACCAATTGACTACCCACTGACTGGTTTCTGCAATGAAGCCGTCTTTCCTCTCGGCCAGATATCATTCCCGGTACTACTCTCAGATGGAAGAAATTCAAGAACAGAAGAAGTGACGTTCATGGTATTGCCCGCACATTCAAGACCCGATATCCTCCTGGGAAGAGAGTCTCAATTAGATTTTAGTATGATTTGCTCCGGACCACATTCAGCTGTGGGATTCCCAACACAAACATGGATAGCAATAATATACGCAAGCAAATAAGTCTTAGCAACGGATGAAGTCCGACCAGCAAAGGCAAGCAAACTAGCACCACGCGTGGAAGCAGAAAAATGGGTGTTAAACAGCGCATACCCAGAACAAACAATTACCTTGGGCCCTGCAATATCCGATCTCACGCGCGCGGCGCTAAAAAAGTTGTTGTTTGAAAACATGGatgtgttcgcctggacaccagCTGATATGGTGGGTGTTCCACGGCACATAGCAGAACACGGATTAAACGTCTCAGAAAATGCAAAACCGGTGGTACATGCCAAACGCCACTCGGGAGACATAAAACACGATGCTATGCAAGAGCAAGTCATGGAACTGTTGAATGCAGGTATCATCAGAGAAGTCCGATACCAAACTTGGGTGGCGAGCCCCGTAATGGTACAGAAACCGAACGATAGTTGGAGAATGTGCGTAGATTACAAGGATCTGAACAAGGCATGCCCACGCGACTGTTACGCCTTACCAGATATCGATGAAAAGATTGATTCGCTAGAAACATTCAGATGGAAGTGATTCCTTGATTGTTACAAGGGGTACCACCAGGTCCAGATGGCCGTCCAAGATGAAGacaaaaccgcattccgcacgccGACAGGGCTGTACTGCTACACCAAAATGCCTTTCGGCCTAAAGAATGTAGGGGCGACCTATCAGAGATTGATGAATGAAACGTTCAGTGATGCCATCGGCAAATACATCGAAGTGTATATGGATAACTTGGTCATCATGAGCAAAGAAGAAAGTACGATGCTGGTGAATATTTAGAAGACGTTCGATACACTGCGCGGTGTAAGTATCAAGCTAAACCCAGCGAAATGTTCTTTCAgcatggaagaaggaaagttccTGGGTTTCATTGTCACGAAAGATGGTTTTAAAGTAAATCCTGAAAAGGTACAAGCAATCGAGAAAATGCCTTCACCATCAACTATTAAAGAGATACAAAAATTGGCAGGACGGTTGGCAGCACTCAATCGCTTCCTAGCCAATCACGCAGCTAAATCTTTCCCGTTTATCAAGACACTCCGCAACTACATGAAGAAAAGCCAATTTCAGTGGACTCCGGAAGCCGAGAGCGcattccgcgagatgaaagattgCCTCATAAGATTGCCAACATTGACGGCACCAGTGAAAGGAGAACCTCTGGTATTATATCTATCAGCATCCGATAGAGCAGTCGGAGCAGTTTTACTCGTCGATCGCCAAGGTGTCCAAACACCGGTTTACTATGTGTCTCGTACTCTGACCGACCCAGAAACTCGGTATGCCATAATGGAAAAACTAGTGCTAGCACTAATCCATGCATCAAGACGGCTGCGCAGGTACTTTGCAAACCACGTCATTCACGTATTAACAAATTACAACATCGGCAACATCCTCGCAAGGCCAGAGATTTCTGGAAGATTAGCAAAGTGGGCGATAGAACTGGGAGGCCATAATGTGGTTTTCAGGCCAAGACCAGCAATTAAGGGCCAGGTGCTAGCTGATTTCATGACAAAAGTGCCTGATGACAAAGATCGGGAGTGTAAAGAAATGGAGAAAGCTGACAGGCAACAAACAGAAGAACCATGACTACTATACACAGACGGCGCGTCTAATGAAGACGGTGCAGGCGCAAGGCTTAGGCTGGTAAGCCTTGACAAACATGAATTCGCGTACGCCATAAGGCTAGACTTCAAAAGCACGAATAACGAAGACGAATACGAAGCCTTCCTTGCCGGTTTGAGATTGGCAATCAAGATGGGATTCAGACACATTGAAGCGCATGTGGACTCAATGTTAGTAGCCGGACAAATCAATGGGCAGTACGATGCCAAAGGAGACGTGATGGCGCTTTACTTGAATCAAGCAAAAACATTGCTGCAAAACTTCTATTCCTACAAGGTGTACCACATCAACAGGAGCGAGAATAAACCAGCAGACGCGCAGAGTAAACTCGCATCCATAAGTTTCTAGCACCTGGCCAAGGATGTGCGCATAGAAGTTTTGAGCAACCCATCGGTCCCACTAAGAGAAGTAAGCGTTATTCAGGTGGGAACAACGTCGTGGATGACCCCGATAATCATGTAGCTTCAATCTGGGATACTACCGGAGAACAAAGCTGAGTCAAGAAAAGTTCAGTACAAGGCCGAGCACTACCAGATGGTTGATGGAATCCTGTACCGAAAATCATACCTCGTGCCATTATTGAGATATGTTGACCCAGAAGACGCGAGCTACTTGATCAGAGAAGTACATAAGGGAATCCGTGGCATACATGCCGGACCAAGAATGGTGGTAGCAAAGGTGATGAATgccgggtactactggcccggaaTGCACCGAGACGCGGTGAAGATTTTGAGAAAATGCAGCGGTTGCCAGAGGCACGCACCGAAaacgatgtgccccaaaaatgAACTGGTCCCAGTAACGACGACATGGCCTTTTCAGCAGTGGGGGATAGATATGGTTGGCCCCTTCCCAGAAGCTCCAGGCGTAGTCAAATTCATAATAGTTGCAGTTGactatttcacaaaatgggtatAATCAAAAGCACTCACGTCAACCACATCTACTGTTGTTAGAAGGTTCATATGGGAGCAGATCATATTTCGCTTCGGGCTGCCactaagtgtcacaccccaatcgatggcggaaacatcgggatgagacgaacaaattgctcaaaacaacataacactaaatgtgacaatatgaattaaattcAATTTCACAAATGCTAAAATGTCAAACATTGTTCAAACATGATCAAAACATAAATCCAATTTCAACCATAGTTTATTTTCTATGTGAGTTTCTAGTTCaccctaacttgattcttgaattcttcatctatcaacctgcaacatgtattaaaataacatcaacaaaaatgttggcgagtatacaagtttgatacgtagcatagtagaataaaatgtttaaatgtgctcatatccaacatgaataaaatgatacaagttactactttgccattcaatatcgttcaacatcgttcaatatcgttcaaatatcgttcaaatagcgttcaacatcgttcaacatcgttcaacatcgttcaaatatcgttcaacatcgcaataccccaagactcaatggcattgagattaacacgttcaacttgcatagcatatgagtttacaagcatcaaattgtttcatgtttaaatgtggatagagtgtgataaaAACAAGATTCAAACGTTGCGTGTTtttgtatagaatacatgttgcacccaaaagtgtgtttaaaacgaaaatgggatcgagtatactcacattggttgcgttgcgatttcttgtaagtaaCGCACGAGTAAAATTGGGAATAAGTTTCCGTACGTCTGAAGCGATTAACCTAGACAGATTATATCATACGTAAACAATCCAATTAATATCTATTGGTTAAATAGATAGTCTTTATAAAATTAATTATTTAGatattataatttattttattattaatccTTTCAAAGTAAATAAGGCATTATAATTAATTGTTAATTATTTAGGTTGTGGTTTTAATAAGAAAAGGGTTTAAAAGTAAAAGCTTAATAATAATTGAAAAAGGATTAtgaaaaaaatttaaataaataaataaagaaagaaagagaagCTGTTAAAATAAAGGTTTATGAGttttaaaataaacataaatttcaacaAATAAAAACCTAAAAGAATGCCCGAAACTGGGTCTGACCGGGTCGAACCCGTGACCTTTCAGTGTTgcattgtttttttaatttggaacAA
This genomic stretch from Helianthus annuus cultivar XRQ/B chromosome 8, HanXRQr2.0-SUNRISE, whole genome shotgun sequence harbors:
- the LOC110873260 gene encoding protein LIGHT-DEPENDENT SHORT HYPOCOTYLS 5 — encoded protein: MDIPSGSGSNDPEPPPRDDSPSGRSAVVAVPVPAPPLQQQPPQQPPSRYESQKRRDWNTFLQYLTNHKPPLTLSRCSGAHVIEFLKYLDQFGKTKVHVASCPYFGQPNPPAPCACQLKQAWGSLDALIGRLRAAYEENGGKPELNPFGARAVRMYLREVRESQAKARGIPYEKKRKRSAGGAAVGAVKVSVDGGDGGGDDGGGGEQATSSTH